From one Nonomuraea polychroma genomic stretch:
- a CDS encoding VOC family protein encodes MARDVQITFDCADPAGLSAFWAEALGYPLQDPPKGFESWEQALEAMGVPPENRNDASAVVDPEGSRPRLFFQRVPEGKQAKNRVHLDVRAAPGLEGEARMAALEAEAERLVSHGATRLQRYEPAPPLGAGHIMMADPEGNEFCLD; translated from the coding sequence ATGGCCCGCGACGTCCAGATCACCTTCGACTGCGCCGACCCGGCCGGACTGTCGGCCTTCTGGGCCGAAGCCCTCGGCTACCCGCTGCAGGACCCGCCCAAGGGCTTCGAGTCGTGGGAGCAGGCCCTGGAGGCGATGGGCGTGCCGCCCGAGAACCGCAACGACGCCTCGGCGGTGGTCGACCCCGAGGGCTCGCGGCCACGGCTGTTCTTCCAGCGGGTGCCGGAGGGCAAGCAGGCCAAGAACCGCGTGCACCTCGACGTGCGGGCCGCGCCCGGGCTCGAGGGCGAGGCTCGGATGGCGGCCCTGGAGGCGGAGGCCGAGCGGCTCGTCTCCCACGGCGCCACCCGGCTCCAGCGCTACGAGCCCGCTCCTCCGCTCGGCGCCGGTCACATCATGATGGCCGACCCCGAGGGCAACGAGTTCTGCCTCGACTGA
- a CDS encoding DinB family protein, translating to MTDQTWNPLLREQLAWHWTSQLRDRLDGLTDDEYFWEPAPGCWSVRPRGTGTAPVQAGAGAMTIDFAMPVPDPPPFTTIAWRLGHVIVGVLAMRNAAHFGRAPTDYYSFEYAPTATAALAQLDAEYATWLAGVESLGETGLARPSGKAEGEHAERPLAALVLHINRELIHHLAEVCLLRDLYLHTHQQTRQEAS from the coding sequence ATGACCGACCAGACTTGGAACCCTCTGCTCCGAGAGCAGCTCGCCTGGCACTGGACCAGCCAGCTGCGCGATCGGCTCGACGGGCTCACCGACGACGAGTACTTCTGGGAACCGGCGCCCGGCTGCTGGAGCGTGCGCCCGCGCGGCACCGGCACCGCACCGGTGCAGGCCGGGGCCGGCGCGATGACCATCGACTTCGCGATGCCGGTGCCCGACCCGCCACCGTTCACCACGATCGCCTGGCGACTCGGACACGTGATCGTCGGCGTGCTCGCGATGCGCAACGCCGCGCACTTCGGTCGCGCGCCCACCGACTACTACTCGTTCGAGTACGCCCCGACCGCAACCGCGGCGCTGGCCCAGCTCGACGCGGAGTACGCCACGTGGCTGGCCGGGGTCGAATCCCTCGGCGAAACCGGCCTCGCCCGCCCGTCCGGGAAGGCGGAGGGAGAGCACGCCGAGCGTCCTCTGGCAGCGCTGGTCCTGCACATCAACCGCGAGCTGATCCACCATCTGGCCGAGGTGTGCCTGCTGCGCGACCTCTACCTGCACACCCACCAGCAGACCCGACAGGAGGCGAGCTGA
- a CDS encoding nitroreductase family deazaflavin-dependent oxidoreductase, whose translation MPMPKWWGHVNKRVFNPRAIAGGKWPVLIHVGRISGATYRTPLDAHPVDGGYLFVLVYGSRSDWVQNVLAAEGARLWVDEREVELASPRLVGEDEAFQALPDEVARPPKLLRITEFLRMDLVTG comes from the coding sequence ATGCCGATGCCGAAGTGGTGGGGGCATGTGAACAAGAGGGTGTTCAACCCTCGCGCGATCGCCGGCGGGAAGTGGCCGGTGCTGATTCACGTCGGTCGCATTTCCGGCGCGACGTACCGCACGCCGCTCGATGCGCATCCTGTCGACGGCGGCTACCTGTTCGTTCTGGTTTATGGATCGCGCTCGGACTGGGTGCAGAACGTCCTGGCAGCCGAAGGTGCGCGGCTCTGGGTCGACGAAAGGGAGGTGGAACTCGCCTCCCCACGCCTCGTCGGGGAAGACGAGGCGTTCCAGGCCCTCCCCGATGAGGTGGCACGCCCACCGAAGCTGCTCCGCATCACCGAGTTCCTCCGCATGGACCTGGTCACAGGCTGA
- a CDS encoding TetR/AcrR family transcriptional regulator produces MLEAAIRVADRGGVEAITMRRVAQELGVEAMSLYHHVPNKDAILDGVVDMVFAAIKLPRVECDDWRDAIRARASSARAVLSQHSWALGLMDSRHNPGPATLRHHDAVLGVLREAGFTLPMAAHAVSLIDSYIAGFVLQEANLPVTTPDDVEEVAGSILEHLPADELPYLTEMIVDHALRPGYDHTSEFGYGLDLILDALEARRR; encoded by the coding sequence GTGCTGGAAGCCGCGATCCGGGTCGCGGATCGCGGCGGCGTGGAGGCGATCACGATGCGTCGGGTGGCGCAGGAACTGGGCGTGGAGGCGATGTCGCTCTACCACCACGTACCGAACAAGGACGCGATCCTCGACGGCGTGGTCGACATGGTGTTCGCGGCGATCAAGCTACCCCGTGTCGAGTGCGACGATTGGCGCGACGCGATCCGTGCGCGCGCCTCCTCTGCACGTGCGGTCCTGTCGCAGCACAGCTGGGCTCTCGGCCTCATGGACTCCCGTCATAACCCGGGGCCGGCGACGCTACGCCACCACGACGCCGTCCTCGGCGTCCTCCGGGAGGCGGGGTTCACGCTGCCGATGGCCGCGCACGCTGTCTCGCTCATCGACAGCTACATCGCCGGGTTCGTCCTCCAGGAGGCGAACCTGCCGGTGACGACGCCGGACGATGTCGAGGAAGTGGCCGGCAGCATCCTCGAGCACCTGCCGGCGGACGAGTTGCCGTACCTCACAGAGATGATCGTCGACCACGCCCTGCGGCCGGGCTACGACCACACGAGCGAGTTCGGCTACGGCCTGGACCTGATTCTGGATGCGCTCGAAGCTCGCCGGAGGTAG